The following proteins are co-located in the Spea bombifrons isolate aSpeBom1 chromosome 3, aSpeBom1.2.pri, whole genome shotgun sequence genome:
- the ATAD2B gene encoding ATPase family AAA domain-containing protein 2B isoform X2: MVKTRQSSLKGLDGKAISSRTRSGQSRLRSRVEVDQKDTCSDGSLSDSQLSPPAKRACKHAEPVCNEIPKARAAKQREEWGIATRRTRLLSQTGATLPNSHSSLSLRSHPRHVEKEGSGDHSCINGGREVRRSCRSKSNRFESLNQSLLFDQLVNSTAEAVLQEMDNINIRRSSKSREVERLRMWTDTEFENMDMYSRVKRRRKSLRRNAYQIKNHHEESSEGEEVSEESQEEGEDGDEEAEVEGEENDRPYNLRQRKTVERYQAPPIEPAHQRKRQSTLFDTHRSPARRSHIRRKRHAIHSSDTTSSSDEERFERRKSKSMAKSRNRCLPMNLRAEDLASGILRERVKVGASLADVDPMSLDRSVRFDSVGGLSRHIYALKEMVVFPLIYPEIFEKFKIQPPRGCLFYGPPGTGKTLVARALANECSQGDRKVSFFMRKGADCLSKWVGESERQLRLLFDQAYVMRPSIIFFDEIDGLAPVRSSRQDQIHSSIVSTLLALMDGLDNRGEIIVIGATNRLDSIDPALRRPGRFDREFLFSLPDQKARKHILQIHTRDWNPKLSDAFLEELAEKCVGYCGADIKALCTEAALTALRRRYPQIYASSHKLQLDISSVVLGALDFYHAMKNIVPASQRAVISPGHALSSIIRPLLERTFTNVLGVLHKVFPRAEFSNDNKADDAADLLLEDCEDENALSIFDTNCVSGSPKKHPAALHNNFLHFTTSACHQPTYYRPRLLLSGDPGSGQTSHLAPAILHTLEKYSVHRLDLPALYSVSAKTPEESCAQIFREARRTVPSIVYIPHVGEWWEAVSDTVRATFLTLLKDVPSFSPVLLLSTSETRYSDLPEEVKCIFRIRHGEVFVVNRPDEEDRSKFFQDLILRQAAMPPPRRKRAALQALEVLPPALPPPPRQLSEVEKERMEDHEENTLRELRLFLRDVTKRLATDKRFNIFSKPVSDYLEVIRKPMDLSTIMTKIDTHRYLTVKDFLLDVDLICSNALEYNPDKEPGDKIIRHRACTLKDTAHAIIAAELDPEFNKLCEEIKDARIKLGLSVNTVQVIPRSSATRNPENGAEEALQNRHAAALDGGIHSGMKCTYPIRKKQRRKSQWGRGIIKKKKSSCSLKKEEEEASQDTLVNGDLEVTADCLDENGEETGDLSVTNDESSCDMDVEAEHQNGIHGKGSSFVTTEEDTSNESLLVTSKMALNEETGSVKDPPVSTECLNGDASLDSLESIGTPGLQNGKGDTDSLAEKPNSQSEPCPSDEPADPALNCHEATSLDRHETQIPAGDAQRDDCGDTPADAELDAAPEGDVCSSPLHKNLDLEEKLDPEPPLVVDHDRLKNLLDVLVKKSHNLTVDELERWYSVLSQCIYMHRHDYDKTALVEEMERTVRAFETFL; the protein is encoded by the exons GTTACTTTCTCAGACTGGTGCTACGTTACCAAATAGCCACAGTAGTTTAT CTCTTCGAAGCCACCCGCGACACGTTGAGAAGGAGGGAAGTGGTGACCACTCCTGCATCAATGGCGGCCGGGAGgttagaagaagctgcaggtCAAAAAGCAACCGCTTTGAAAGCTTGAATCAGAGCCTGCTGTTCGACCAGCTGGTGAATAG CACCGCTGAAGCCGTACTCCAGGAAATGGACAATATCAACATCCGGCGGAGCAGCAAATCCAGAGAGGTGGAGCGGCTAAGGATGTGGACGGATACAGAGTTT GAGAATATGGACATGTATTCCCGTGTgaaaagaagaaggaaaagcCTTCGGAGAAATGCCTATCAAATAAAAAACCACCACGAGGAATCATCTGAAGGGGAGGAGGTTTCCGAGg AATCTCAAGAAGAAGGTGAAGATGGGGATGAAGAAGCCGAGGTAGAGGGCGAGGAGAACGACCGACCGTATAACTTGAGGCAAAGAAAAACGGTGGAGAGATACCAAGCGCCTCCTATTG aGCCAGCACATCAAAGAAAGCGACAGAGCACTTTATTTGACACACACAGGTCTCCAGCCAGAAGAAGCCATATTAG GAGGAAGAGGCATGCTATTCACAGCAGTGACACAACTTCGTCATCAGATGAAGAACGGTTTGAGAGAAGAAAATCTAAAAGCATGGCCAAATCCCGGAACAG GTGCTTGCCGATGAACCTCAGGGCAGAGGATTTGGCGAGTGGCATCCTCCGTGAACGGGTCAAGGTGGGAGCCAGTTTAGCGGACGTGGACCCAATGAGCCTAGACCGATCG GTCCGTTTTGACAGCGTCGGCGGTCTAAGTCGGCACATTTACGCTTTGAAAGAAATGGTGGTTTTCCCCCTGATCTATCCTGAAATATTTGAGAAATTCAAAATACAGCCGCCCAG GGGCTGTCTGTTCTACGGACCGCCTGGAACGGGAAAAACGTTGGTGGCTCGAGCTCTCGCCAATGAGTGCAGCCAGGGGGACAGGAAGGTCTCTTTCTTCATGCGCAAAGGCGCTGACTGCCTCAGCAAATGGGTGGGAGAATCCGAACGCCAGCTGCGCCTGCTTTTTGACCAA GCATATGTGATGCGGCcatctataatattttttgatgAAATAGATGGGCTTGCCCCAGTCCGCTCCAGCCGGCAGGATCAGATACACAG CTCTATTGTGTCTACCCTGCTTGCTCTCATGGACGGGCTGGATAACCGAGGGGAAATCATTGTTATTGGTGCTACCAACAGACTTGACTCGATAGATCCAGCACTCAGGAGACCTGGTCGATTTGACAGGGAATTTCTTTTCAGTTTACCTGATCAAAAG GCACGAAAGCACATTTTACAAATCCACACCAGGGACTGGAACCCCAAATTGTCCGATGCCTTCTTGGAGGAACTTGCTGAAAAATGCGTTG GCTATTGCGGGGCTGACATTAAAGCACTTTGCACAGAGGCTGCGCTGACCGCTCTCCGCCGCCGATACCCCCAGATTTACGCCAGCAGTCACAAGCTACAGCTCGACATCTCGTCTGTCGTTCTCGGTGCCCTAGATTTCTACCATGCAATGAAAAACATCGTGCCTGCTTCTCAACGTGCTGTGATATCTCCCGGGCATGCGCTGTCCTCCATCATCAGGCCCCTGCTAGAGAGGACCTTTACGAACGTGCTCGGCGTCCTACACAAAGTATTTCCTCGCGCCGAGTTCAGCAACGATAACAAAGCGGATG ACGCAGCGGATCTGCTCCTGGAAGACTGTGAAGATGAGAACGCGCTATCGATATTCGACACGAACTGTGTCTCAGGATCACCAAAGAAACACCCAGCTGCTCTACACAACAATTTCCTCCACTTCACGAC GTCCGCATGTCACCAGCCAACCTATTACCGGCCCAGGCTGCTTCTGTCTGGAGACCCCGGCTCAGGTCAAACCTCGCACCTCGCCCCCGCCATATTGCACACCCTCGAAAAGTATTCGGTGCACAGGCTGGACCTACCGGCGCTTTATTCCGTCAGCGCTAAAACTCCCGAGGAGTCGTGTGCACAG ATATTCCGGGAAGCGCGGCGGACGGTGCCCAGTATCGTTTACATTCCTCACGTCGGGGAGTGGTGGGAAGCGGTCAGCGACACCGTGAGGGCCACTTTCCTGACGCTCCTGAAAGACGTGCCCTCCTTCTCTCCCGTGCTGTTACTGTCTACCTCTGAAACCAGGTACAGCGATCTGCCAGAGGAG GTGAAATGCATTTTCAGGATTCGGCACGGGGAGGTTTTTGTCGTTAACCGACCCGATGAAGAGGACcgctccaaatttttccaggacCTGATACTTCGTCAGGCGGCCATGCCACCCCCAAGAAGGAAGAGAGCGG CTCTGCAGGCTTTGGAGGTTCTCCCTCCTGCCCTCCCGCCGCCCCCCCGCCAGCTCTCCGAGGTGGAGAAGGAGCGGATGGAAGACCACGAGGAGAACACGCTGAGGGAGCTGCGGCTCTTCCTCCGGGACGTCACCAAGCGGCTGGCCACCGACAAGCGATTTAACATCTTCAGCAAACCG GTTTCCGACTACCTCGAAGTTATCCGGAAACCCATGGACCTTTCCACCATAATGACCAAAATCGACACCCACCGCTACCTGACCGTCAAGGACTTCCTGCTGGACGTCGACCTGATCTGCAGCAACGCCCTGGAGTACAACCCCGACAAGGAGCCCGGAG ACAAAATCATCCGACACCGCGCATGCACTCTGAAGGATACGGCGCACGCCATTATCGCCGCCGAGCTGGATCCTGAATTTAATAAGCTATGCGAGGAAATCAAGGATGCCAGAATCAAGCTAG GGCTGTCTGTTAATACGGTGCAAGTCATTCCTCGGAGTTCTGCGACTCGCAATCCGGAGAACGGGGCAGAAGAAGCGCTGCAGAACAGACACGCGGCGGCGCTCGACGGCGGAATCCACTCGGGAATGAAGTGCACGT ATCCGATTAGGAAGAAGCAGCGGCGGAAGTCCCAATGGGGGAGAGGaattataaaaaagaagaaatccaGCTGTAGCttaaagaaagaagaggaggaagccAGCCAGGACACGCTGGTAAACGGGGACCTAGAGGTCACGGCGGACTGTCTCGATGAGAACGGCGAGGAGACGGGAGACCTGTCCGTGACCAACGACGAGTCCTCGTGCGACATGGATGTTGAAGCAGAACACCAAAACGGCATTCATGGCAAGGGTAGCAGTTTTGTGACCACGGAGGAGGACACCTCTAATGAGTCCTTGTTGGTAACttcaaagatggcactgaacGAAGAGACGGGCTCCGTCAAGGATCCGCCCGTCTCTACTGAATGTTTGAATGGGGACGCTTCGTTAGACAGCTTGGAAAGCATAGGGACGCCGGGATTACAGAACGGCAAAGGAGATACCGACAGCCTCGCCGAGAAACCAAATTCCCAGTCTGAACCCTGCCCCTCCGATGAGCCGGCCGACCCGGCACTCAACTGTCACGAGGCGACAAGCCTCGATCGCCATGAAACACAGATACCTGCCGGAGACGCGCAGCGCGATGACTGCGGAGACACGCCGGCGGATGCTGAGCTGGACGCTGCCCCGGAAG GCGATGTATGCAGCTCACCTTTGCACAAAAACCTGGATCTGGAGGAGAAACTGGACCCGGAGCCACCTTTGGTTGTTGACCATGACAGGCTAAAG AACCTTCTTGATGTTTTGGTGAAGAAGAGCCATAACTTGACCGTGGATGAGCTTGAAAGGTGGTATTCTGTCCTCAGTCAGTGCATCTACATGCATCGGCACGATTACGACAAGACGGCGTTAGTGGAG GAAATGGAAAGAACAGTCCGCGCGTTCGAAACATTCCTGTGA
- the ATAD2B gene encoding ATPase family AAA domain-containing protein 2B isoform X1 codes for MVKTRQSSLKGLDGKAISSRTRSGQSRLRSRVEVDQKDTCSDGSLSDSQLSPPAKRACKHAEPVCNEIPKARAAKQREEWGIATRRTRLLSQTGATLPNSHSSLSLRSHPRHVEKEGSGDHSCINGGREVRRSCRSKSNRFESLNQSLLFDQLVNSTAEAVLQEMDNINIRRSSKSREVERLRMWTDTEFENMDMYSRVKRRRKSLRRNAYQIKNHHEESSEGEEVSEESQEEGEDGDEEAEVEGEENDRPYNLRQRKTVERYQAPPIEPAHQRKRQSTLFDTHRSPARRSHIRRKRHAIHSSDTTSSSDEERFERRKSKSMAKSRNRCLPMNLRAEDLASGILRERVKVGASLADVDPMSLDRSVRFDSVGGLSRHIYALKEMVVFPLIYPEIFEKFKIQPPRGCLFYGPPGTGKTLVARALANECSQGDRKVSFFMRKGADCLSKWVGESERQLRLLFDQAYVMRPSIIFFDEIDGLAPVRSSRQDQIHSSIVSTLLALMDGLDNRGEIIVIGATNRLDSIDPALRRPGRFDREFLFSLPDQKARKHILQIHTRDWNPKLSDAFLEELAEKCVGYCGADIKALCTEAALTALRRRYPQIYASSHKLQLDISSVVLGALDFYHAMKNIVPASQRAVISPGHALSSIIRPLLERTFTNVLGVLHKVFPRAEFSNDNKADDAADLLLEDCEDENALSIFDTNCVSGSPKKHPAALHNNFLHFTTSACHQPTYYRPRLLLSGDPGSGQTSHLAPAILHTLEKYSVHRLDLPALYSVSAKTPEESCAQIFREARRTVPSIVYIPHVGEWWEAVSDTVRATFLTLLKDVPSFSPVLLLSTSETRYSDLPEEVKCIFRIRHGEVFVVNRPDEEDRSKFFQDLILRQAAMPPPRRKRAALQALEVLPPALPPPPRQLSEVEKERMEDHEENTLRELRLFLRDVTKRLATDKRFNIFSKPVDIDEVSDYLEVIRKPMDLSTIMTKIDTHRYLTVKDFLLDVDLICSNALEYNPDKEPGDKIIRHRACTLKDTAHAIIAAELDPEFNKLCEEIKDARIKLGLSVNTVQVIPRSSATRNPENGAEEALQNRHAAALDGGIHSGMKCTYPIRKKQRRKSQWGRGIIKKKKSSCSLKKEEEEASQDTLVNGDLEVTADCLDENGEETGDLSVTNDESSCDMDVEAEHQNGIHGKGSSFVTTEEDTSNESLLVTSKMALNEETGSVKDPPVSTECLNGDASLDSLESIGTPGLQNGKGDTDSLAEKPNSQSEPCPSDEPADPALNCHEATSLDRHETQIPAGDAQRDDCGDTPADAELDAAPEGDVCSSPLHKNLDLEEKLDPEPPLVVDHDRLKNLLDVLVKKSHNLTVDELERWYSVLSQCIYMHRHDYDKTALVEEMERTVRAFETFL; via the exons GTTACTTTCTCAGACTGGTGCTACGTTACCAAATAGCCACAGTAGTTTAT CTCTTCGAAGCCACCCGCGACACGTTGAGAAGGAGGGAAGTGGTGACCACTCCTGCATCAATGGCGGCCGGGAGgttagaagaagctgcaggtCAAAAAGCAACCGCTTTGAAAGCTTGAATCAGAGCCTGCTGTTCGACCAGCTGGTGAATAG CACCGCTGAAGCCGTACTCCAGGAAATGGACAATATCAACATCCGGCGGAGCAGCAAATCCAGAGAGGTGGAGCGGCTAAGGATGTGGACGGATACAGAGTTT GAGAATATGGACATGTATTCCCGTGTgaaaagaagaaggaaaagcCTTCGGAGAAATGCCTATCAAATAAAAAACCACCACGAGGAATCATCTGAAGGGGAGGAGGTTTCCGAGg AATCTCAAGAAGAAGGTGAAGATGGGGATGAAGAAGCCGAGGTAGAGGGCGAGGAGAACGACCGACCGTATAACTTGAGGCAAAGAAAAACGGTGGAGAGATACCAAGCGCCTCCTATTG aGCCAGCACATCAAAGAAAGCGACAGAGCACTTTATTTGACACACACAGGTCTCCAGCCAGAAGAAGCCATATTAG GAGGAAGAGGCATGCTATTCACAGCAGTGACACAACTTCGTCATCAGATGAAGAACGGTTTGAGAGAAGAAAATCTAAAAGCATGGCCAAATCCCGGAACAG GTGCTTGCCGATGAACCTCAGGGCAGAGGATTTGGCGAGTGGCATCCTCCGTGAACGGGTCAAGGTGGGAGCCAGTTTAGCGGACGTGGACCCAATGAGCCTAGACCGATCG GTCCGTTTTGACAGCGTCGGCGGTCTAAGTCGGCACATTTACGCTTTGAAAGAAATGGTGGTTTTCCCCCTGATCTATCCTGAAATATTTGAGAAATTCAAAATACAGCCGCCCAG GGGCTGTCTGTTCTACGGACCGCCTGGAACGGGAAAAACGTTGGTGGCTCGAGCTCTCGCCAATGAGTGCAGCCAGGGGGACAGGAAGGTCTCTTTCTTCATGCGCAAAGGCGCTGACTGCCTCAGCAAATGGGTGGGAGAATCCGAACGCCAGCTGCGCCTGCTTTTTGACCAA GCATATGTGATGCGGCcatctataatattttttgatgAAATAGATGGGCTTGCCCCAGTCCGCTCCAGCCGGCAGGATCAGATACACAG CTCTATTGTGTCTACCCTGCTTGCTCTCATGGACGGGCTGGATAACCGAGGGGAAATCATTGTTATTGGTGCTACCAACAGACTTGACTCGATAGATCCAGCACTCAGGAGACCTGGTCGATTTGACAGGGAATTTCTTTTCAGTTTACCTGATCAAAAG GCACGAAAGCACATTTTACAAATCCACACCAGGGACTGGAACCCCAAATTGTCCGATGCCTTCTTGGAGGAACTTGCTGAAAAATGCGTTG GCTATTGCGGGGCTGACATTAAAGCACTTTGCACAGAGGCTGCGCTGACCGCTCTCCGCCGCCGATACCCCCAGATTTACGCCAGCAGTCACAAGCTACAGCTCGACATCTCGTCTGTCGTTCTCGGTGCCCTAGATTTCTACCATGCAATGAAAAACATCGTGCCTGCTTCTCAACGTGCTGTGATATCTCCCGGGCATGCGCTGTCCTCCATCATCAGGCCCCTGCTAGAGAGGACCTTTACGAACGTGCTCGGCGTCCTACACAAAGTATTTCCTCGCGCCGAGTTCAGCAACGATAACAAAGCGGATG ACGCAGCGGATCTGCTCCTGGAAGACTGTGAAGATGAGAACGCGCTATCGATATTCGACACGAACTGTGTCTCAGGATCACCAAAGAAACACCCAGCTGCTCTACACAACAATTTCCTCCACTTCACGAC GTCCGCATGTCACCAGCCAACCTATTACCGGCCCAGGCTGCTTCTGTCTGGAGACCCCGGCTCAGGTCAAACCTCGCACCTCGCCCCCGCCATATTGCACACCCTCGAAAAGTATTCGGTGCACAGGCTGGACCTACCGGCGCTTTATTCCGTCAGCGCTAAAACTCCCGAGGAGTCGTGTGCACAG ATATTCCGGGAAGCGCGGCGGACGGTGCCCAGTATCGTTTACATTCCTCACGTCGGGGAGTGGTGGGAAGCGGTCAGCGACACCGTGAGGGCCACTTTCCTGACGCTCCTGAAAGACGTGCCCTCCTTCTCTCCCGTGCTGTTACTGTCTACCTCTGAAACCAGGTACAGCGATCTGCCAGAGGAG GTGAAATGCATTTTCAGGATTCGGCACGGGGAGGTTTTTGTCGTTAACCGACCCGATGAAGAGGACcgctccaaatttttccaggacCTGATACTTCGTCAGGCGGCCATGCCACCCCCAAGAAGGAAGAGAGCGG CTCTGCAGGCTTTGGAGGTTCTCCCTCCTGCCCTCCCGCCGCCCCCCCGCCAGCTCTCCGAGGTGGAGAAGGAGCGGATGGAAGACCACGAGGAGAACACGCTGAGGGAGCTGCGGCTCTTCCTCCGGGACGTCACCAAGCGGCTGGCCACCGACAAGCGATTTAACATCTTCAGCAAACCGGTGGATATTGACGAG GTTTCCGACTACCTCGAAGTTATCCGGAAACCCATGGACCTTTCCACCATAATGACCAAAATCGACACCCACCGCTACCTGACCGTCAAGGACTTCCTGCTGGACGTCGACCTGATCTGCAGCAACGCCCTGGAGTACAACCCCGACAAGGAGCCCGGAG ACAAAATCATCCGACACCGCGCATGCACTCTGAAGGATACGGCGCACGCCATTATCGCCGCCGAGCTGGATCCTGAATTTAATAAGCTATGCGAGGAAATCAAGGATGCCAGAATCAAGCTAG GGCTGTCTGTTAATACGGTGCAAGTCATTCCTCGGAGTTCTGCGACTCGCAATCCGGAGAACGGGGCAGAAGAAGCGCTGCAGAACAGACACGCGGCGGCGCTCGACGGCGGAATCCACTCGGGAATGAAGTGCACGT ATCCGATTAGGAAGAAGCAGCGGCGGAAGTCCCAATGGGGGAGAGGaattataaaaaagaagaaatccaGCTGTAGCttaaagaaagaagaggaggaagccAGCCAGGACACGCTGGTAAACGGGGACCTAGAGGTCACGGCGGACTGTCTCGATGAGAACGGCGAGGAGACGGGAGACCTGTCCGTGACCAACGACGAGTCCTCGTGCGACATGGATGTTGAAGCAGAACACCAAAACGGCATTCATGGCAAGGGTAGCAGTTTTGTGACCACGGAGGAGGACACCTCTAATGAGTCCTTGTTGGTAACttcaaagatggcactgaacGAAGAGACGGGCTCCGTCAAGGATCCGCCCGTCTCTACTGAATGTTTGAATGGGGACGCTTCGTTAGACAGCTTGGAAAGCATAGGGACGCCGGGATTACAGAACGGCAAAGGAGATACCGACAGCCTCGCCGAGAAACCAAATTCCCAGTCTGAACCCTGCCCCTCCGATGAGCCGGCCGACCCGGCACTCAACTGTCACGAGGCGACAAGCCTCGATCGCCATGAAACACAGATACCTGCCGGAGACGCGCAGCGCGATGACTGCGGAGACACGCCGGCGGATGCTGAGCTGGACGCTGCCCCGGAAG GCGATGTATGCAGCTCACCTTTGCACAAAAACCTGGATCTGGAGGAGAAACTGGACCCGGAGCCACCTTTGGTTGTTGACCATGACAGGCTAAAG AACCTTCTTGATGTTTTGGTGAAGAAGAGCCATAACTTGACCGTGGATGAGCTTGAAAGGTGGTATTCTGTCCTCAGTCAGTGCATCTACATGCATCGGCACGATTACGACAAGACGGCGTTAGTGGAG GAAATGGAAAGAACAGTCCGCGCGTTCGAAACATTCCTGTGA